A window of Malania oleifera isolate guangnan ecotype guangnan chromosome 5, ASM2987363v1, whole genome shotgun sequence contains these coding sequences:
- the LOC131155538 gene encoding putative kinase-like protein TMKL1: protein MAVLKHHSLNISVVFFFFFFFFFMGLFYVGLSESMSSASDVDLILGEIKASLRGNSENLLLTSWNSSVPLCQWRGLKWAFSNGSPLLCNDLSSPQWTNLSLYRDPSLHLLSVQLPSANLTGTIPRELSELSTLQSLYLGVNSLSGTVPLELGYSSSLSDIDLGHNLLTGSFPPSLWNLCDGLVSLRLHGNSLSGTLPEPALPNSTCKNLQVLDLGTNKFSGEFPEFITRLSTLNELDLSDNMFVGSIPEGLAGLKLEKLNLSHNNFSGELLGFGESRYGVEVFEGNNPELCGSPLGSCRRSSGLSSGAIAGIVISLMTGAVVLVSLLIGYVQGKKRKDSEENEDELDDVEDDENGGGAGEGKLILFQGGEHLTLEDVLNATGQVMEKTNYGTVYKAKLSDGGNIALRLLREGSCKDRSSCLPVVKQLGRIRHENLISLRAFYQGKRGEKLLIYDYLPNKSLHDLLHETKGGKPMLNWARRHKIALGVARGLAFLHAGLETPIIHGNVRSRNVLVDEFFAARLTEFGLDKLVVPAIADEMVALAKTDGYKAPELQKMKKCSSRTDVYAFGILLLEILIGKKPGKNGRGSDFVDLPSMVKVAVLEETTMEVFDVEVLKGIRSPMEDGLVQALKLAMGCCAPVASVRPTMDEVVKQLEENRPRNRSALYSPTETRSEIGTPF, encoded by the exons ATGGCGGTTCTGAAGCATCACTCTCTCAACATTTCtgtagtcttcttcttcttcttcttcttcttcttcatgggTTTGTTTTATGTTGGTCTCTCGGAGTCCATGTCCTCTGCTTCAGATGTTGATCTTATCTTGGGGGAGATCAAAGCTTCGCTGCGGGGAAACTCAGAGAATCTCCTGCTAACGTCATGGAACTCCTCTGTTCCTCTCTGCCAATGGCGAGGACTCAAATGGGCTTTCTCCAATGGTTCTCCTCTCCTCTGCAACGACCTCTCTTCTCCTCAGTGGACCAACCTGTCCCTTTACAGAGACCCCTCGCTTCATCTTCTCTCTGTACAGCTCCCATCTGCGAACCTCACTGGAACAATTCCGAGAGAACTGAGTGAGCTCTCCACACTTCAAAGCCTTTATTTGGGCGTCAACTCGTTGTCTGGTACTGTACCACTTGAGCTTGGGTACAGCTCTTCTCTCTCTGATATTGATTTGGGTCACAATTTGTTGACTGGGTCCTTTCCGCCATCGCTTTGGAATCTCTGCGATGGGCTCGTCTCGCTTCGGCTTCACGGTAATTCTCTATCTGGGACTCTTCCTGAGCCTGCATTACCTAACTCTACTTGCAAGAATTTGCAGGTTCTTGATTTGGGTACGAACAAATTCTCCGGGGAGTTTCCTGAATTTATAACTAGGCTTAGTACTCTCAACGAACTTGATCTTAGTGACAATATGTTTGTGGGTTCAATTCCAGAGGGTTTGGCTGGTTTAAAACTTGAGAAATTGAACCTTTCTCACAATAATTTTAGTGGAGAGTTGCTGGGTTTTGGTGAATCGAGGTATGGCGTGGAGGTTTTTGAAGGAAACAATCCTGAACTTTGTGGGTCTCCTTTGGGGAGTTGCAGGAGAAGCTCTGGATTGAGCTCTGGTGCCATTGCGGGTATTGTGATCAGTTTGATGACAGGAGCGGTGGTTTTGGTGTCGTTGTTGATTGGGTATGTGCAGGGAAAGAAGAGGAAGGACAGCGAAGAAAATGAAGATGAATTGGACGATgtagaagatgatgaaaatggtgGTGGAGCTGGTGAGGGAAAGCTTATATTGTTTCAGGGTGGGGAGCATTTGACTTTGGAAGATGTTTTGAATGCAACAGGACAAGTTATGGAGAAGACGAACTATGGAACAGTTTATAAGGCAAAGCTTTCTGATGGTGGAAATATTGCTTTGAGGTTGCTTAGAGAAGGTAGTTGCAAGGACAGGAGTTCGTGTTTACCAGTGGTAAAGCAGCTGGGCAGGATTCGCCATGAAAATTTGATCTCGTTGAGAGCCTTCTATCAGGGGAAAAGAGGGGAGAAGCTCCTTATTTATGACTATCTTCCTAACAAATCCCTCCATGATCTTTTACACG AAACTAAAGGAGGAAAGCCAATGCTGAACTGGGCTCGTCGACACAAGATTGCATTAGGTGTTGCCAGAGGACTTGCATTTCTTCATGCAGGGCTTGAAACGCCAATTATTCATGGGAATGTGAGATCAAGAAATGTACTTGTGGATGAATTTTTTGCAGCCAGGCTGACCGAGTTTGGGCTTGACAAGCTAGTCGTTCCAGCTATCGCTGATGAAATGGTGGCACTTGCAAAAACGGATGGCTACAAGGCACCAGAGCTTCAAAAGATGAAGAAATGCAGCTCCCGGACAGATGTTTATGCATTTGGGATACTGTTGTTGGAGATTTTAATTGGGAAGAAACCTGGAAAGAATGGGAGAGGAAGTGATTTTGTGGATTTGCCTTCAATGGTGAAAGTGGCCGTTTTGGAGGAGACAACAATGGAGGTTTTTGATGTGGAGGTATTGAAGGGAATAAGGAGTCCGATGGAAGATGGGTTAGTGCAGGCGTTGAAGCTAGCAATGGGTTGCTGTGCTCCAGTGGCTTCAGTTAGACCCACCATGGATGAGGTTGTGAAGCAGTTGGAGGAGAATAGACCAAGGAACAGATCTGCTTTGTATAGCCCAACTGAAACAAGAAGTGAAATTGGTACCCCTTTTTGA